One genomic region from Littorina saxatilis isolate snail1 unplaced genomic scaffold, US_GU_Lsax_2.0 scaffold_944, whole genome shotgun sequence encodes:
- the LOC138956669 gene encoding LIM domain-containing protein A-like: MGSNGRSWGQCSKKWRDLKTAVESKSKHGRGTGGGEPKPPVPFEDIVMGIIGLNTTKTNGIDGGIDTSSLNDNSADTGDSDDDLLNQNDEDDAGHKDQPPASVVNLPLRISPLDGSLIIETNAAVAVQPSTSTSSKNNAAAVAEQPSTSTSSKNNAVTVARTTGLAAASPRAGLSSNGDVQSPFNRSGVQSPYNRKSFARKRRQSGFRMQENEDPEEDTLFKEWLSSDIRKNNAQTDRERAQTDRERLQLEVLSLKKRKIQMELLYMEREVAS, translated from the exons ATGGGATCGAACGGGAGATCTTGGGGACAGTGCTCCAAAAAGTGGAGAGACCTAAAAACGGCCGTGGAGTCGAAAAGCAAGCATGGGAGAGGTACTGGGGGAGGAGAACCGAAGCCTCCCGTACCCTTTGAGGACATAGTAATGGGGATCATCGGCCTTAACACGACCAAAACCAATGGGATAG ATGGTGGCATTGATACTTCCTCTTTAAATGACAACTCTGCTGACACCGGTGACAGTGATGATGATTTGCTGAATCAGAATGATGAGGATGATGCAGGGCACAAAGACCAACCGCCAG CCTCTGTTGTTAATCTCCCCCTGCGGATCAGCCCTTTGGACGGCTCATTGATCATCGAGACAAATG CCGCCGTTGCAGTGCAGCCTTCCACATCCACTTCAAGCAAGAACAACGCTG CCGCCGTTGCAGAGCAGCCTTCCACATCCACTTCAAGCAAGAACAACGCTG TGACAGTTGCAAGAACAACAGGATTGGCAGCAGCATCACCTCGCGCTGGGTTGAGCAGCAATGGTGATGTGCAGTCCCCATTCAACAGGAGTGGTGTGCAGTCCCCATACAACAGGAAGTCCTTTGCGAGGAAGAGGAGGCAGTCGGGCTTTCGCATGCAGGAAAACGAGGACCCTGAAGAAGACACACTGTTTAAGGAGTGGCTCTCTAGCGACATAAGGAAAAACAATGCCCAAACTGACAGAGAAAGGGcccaaacagacagagaaaggctACAACTAGAGGTTTTGTCTCTCAAGAAAAGGAAAATTCAAATGGAATTGTTATACATGGAGAGAGAGGTCGCATCATAA
- the LOC138956668 gene encoding putative nuclease HARBI1, producing MAAFIAFEHRNRRVFRRHRVFRDRTHPLEVLDDREVFTRFRFPRHFILELTDEICDDIEFPVRRQGALTPVLQVLLTLRFYATGTLQNVIGDLFGVTQSTASRTISRVTDALLAHVGEWIVMPNQEKADRNKVDFFDMQGFPNVVGCVDGTQIRIQAPFFQEHEFVNRKNFHSINVQVICDADLKFINVIARWPGSVHDARILRESPLFDSFESNAPPLDGIILGDSGYMLRTWLMTPVQNPETRQETGYNFAHSSTRTTVERSIGVAKQRWQCLRYGLRLQPRKACRVIPVCFMLHNRARHLNLPLPPDEGPDYFDDDDGDAPIPCEGQMNITERARAAAGKAARARIINNCF from the exons ATGGCCGCATTCATCGCTTTCGAACACCGCAATCGACGAGTTTTTCGTCGCCATCGAGTATTTCGAGACAGAACGCACCCGTTAGAAGTGCTGGACGACAGAGAAGTGTTTACAAGATTTCGGTTCCCTCGCCATTTCATTTTGGAACTGACAGATGAGATCTGTGATGACATAGAGTTTCCAGTTCGTCGCCAAGGAGCACTGACACCTGTGTTACAGGTGCTTTTGACCCTCAGATTTTACGCCACCGGCACCCTTCAAAACGTAATTGGTGACTTGTTTGGGGTGACCCAGTCTACAGCATCGAGGACCATCAGCCGTGTCACCGATGCTCTTTTGGCACACGTTGGTGAGTGGATTGTCATGCCAAACCAAGAAAAAGCTGACAGAAACAAAGTGGATTTTTTTGATATGCAGGGATTCCCCAACGTCGTGGGCTGTGTGGACGGGACACAGATACGAATCCAAGCACCTTTCTTCCAAGAACACGAGTTCGTCAACAGAAAAAATTTCCATTCGATCAATGTTCAG GTGATCTGTGATGCAGATTTGAAATTTATAAATGTGATTGCCCGGTGGCCTGGATCAGTCCACGATGCCAGGATTCTGAGGGAGTCGCCCCTGTTTGACTCATTTGAGAGCAACGCACCACCCCTTGATGGCATCATTTTGGGGGATAGCGGGTACATGCTACGGACATGGCTCATGACACCTGTACAAAATCCTGAAACACGACAGGAGACCGGCTATAACTTTGCGCACAGCTCCACCCGGACTACTGTAGAGCGGAGCATCGGAGTGGCAAAGCAGAGGTGGCAGTGTCTCCGCTATGGCTTGAGGCTTCAGCCCCGGAAGGCCTGCAGAGTGATCCCAG TTTGCTTCATGCTGCACAACCGGGCCCGGCATTTGAACCTGCCCCTGCCACCGGATGAAGGCCCGGACTATTTTGATGACGATGATGGGGATGCCCCCATCCCATGTGAAGGGCAAATGAACATTACCGAGAGAGCGAGGGCAGCAGCTGGAAAGGCGGCCAGGGCAAGGATCATCAATAATTGTTTCTGA